In Mucilaginibacter celer, one DNA window encodes the following:
- a CDS encoding creatininase family protein: MKTFLLLFAALLLSGYSYAQQLPARWDELVASDFPAALEKSSKTCILPIGILEKHGPHSPIGTDLIHVREWAAHAVKSEYAVVFPDYFYGQINEARHQPGTFALPSKVIWDLLEATCDEIARNGFDKIVILNGHGGNPEFIQFFMQSLLNKRHNYAVYFYNPRGGDKEYAEQYRKMHKSPMENDQHAGESETSTLLYYRPDLMKMDRAASQSGDNQHRSSLPNVYTPIWWYAAYPNHYAGEGAKATPEFGKFIAEHEIATFIQALKVIKADTSTIKLQNEFYDKVDALNK, translated from the coding sequence ATGAAAACCTTTTTACTGCTGTTTGCAGCCCTGCTGCTTTCGGGCTATTCGTATGCCCAACAATTACCGGCCCGTTGGGATGAGTTAGTTGCCTCCGATTTTCCGGCTGCGCTCGAAAAATCGTCAAAAACCTGTATCCTGCCAATTGGCATCCTCGAGAAACATGGTCCTCACTCGCCTATCGGTACTGATTTGATCCATGTGCGCGAATGGGCCGCGCATGCTGTTAAAAGCGAATATGCTGTAGTTTTTCCAGATTATTTTTACGGGCAGATTAATGAAGCACGCCATCAGCCCGGCACATTCGCACTGCCAAGCAAAGTGATCTGGGATTTGCTGGAAGCCACCTGCGATGAAATTGCCCGCAATGGTTTTGATAAAATTGTGATATTGAACGGTCACGGCGGCAACCCGGAGTTTATCCAGTTTTTTATGCAATCGCTGTTGAATAAACGCCATAATTATGCTGTATACTTTTACAACCCTCGCGGCGGCGATAAGGAATATGCCGAGCAATACCGCAAAATGCATAAATCACCGATGGAAAACGATCAGCATGCCGGCGAAAGTGAAACTTCTACCCTGCTTTACTATCGTCCTGATTTAATGAAGATGGACAGGGCCGCATCGCAATCGGGCGATAACCAGCATCGCTCCAGTCTGCCTAATGTTTATACGCCAATATGGTGGTACGCTGCTTACCCTAATCACTATGCAGGCGAGGGCGCTAAAGCCACACCCGAGTTTGGCAAATTTATAGCCGAGCATGAGATTGCTACGTTTATACAGGCGCTTAAAGTTATTAAGGCCGATACCAGCACCATTAAACTGCAAAATGAGTTTTATGATAAGGTGGATGCGCTGAATAAGTAG